In Cystobacter fuscus DSM 2262, one DNA window encodes the following:
- a CDS encoding glucosamine-6-phosphate deaminase produces MNVRVFSSEVEAAAACAAHVAAAVREKPSLVLGLPTGRSPLNVYRQMVALHQRGELDFSRVTTFNLDEFLGLPPDDPCSLRAYMDRHLFQYVNLVPERVHFLDGSAEKAQWECARYDAALEAAGGIDLLLLGIGSNGHVAFNEPGDSLQAASHRARLSRETRQAMTPMFGDEISRVPMAALTLGMGALFKARRVILLAFGVNKAAAVTAMVRGPITSHCPASLLQLHGQVEVWVDPEAGHGLEGSAA; encoded by the coding sequence TTGAACGTCCGCGTTTTCTCCTCGGAAGTGGAAGCTGCCGCCGCCTGTGCCGCTCACGTCGCGGCGGCGGTCCGTGAGAAGCCCTCCCTGGTGCTCGGTCTGCCCACGGGACGCAGCCCCCTCAACGTGTACCGGCAGATGGTGGCGCTCCATCAGCGCGGGGAGCTGGACTTCTCCCGGGTGACGACCTTCAACCTGGACGAGTTCCTCGGCCTGCCGCCGGACGACCCATGCAGTCTGCGCGCCTACATGGACCGCCATCTCTTCCAGTACGTGAACCTGGTCCCGGAGCGCGTGCACTTCCTGGACGGCAGCGCGGAGAAGGCCCAGTGGGAGTGCGCCCGCTACGACGCCGCCCTGGAGGCGGCGGGGGGAATCGATCTGCTGCTCCTGGGCATCGGGTCCAACGGGCACGTGGCCTTCAACGAGCCGGGGGACAGTCTCCAGGCGGCGAGCCACCGGGCGAGGCTGTCGCGCGAGACGCGCCAGGCCATGACGCCCATGTTCGGGGATGAGATTTCCCGAGTGCCCATGGCGGCGCTCACGCTGGGGATGGGGGCGCTCTTCAAGGCGCGCCGCGTCATCCTGCTGGCCTTCGGGGTGAACAAGGCGGCGGCGGTGACGGCGATGGTGCGCGGCCCCATCACCTCGCACTGCCCGGCGTCCTTGCTGCAACTGCACGGGCAGGTGGAGGTGTGGGTGGATCCCGAGGCCGGGCACGGCCTGGAGGGCTCGGCGGCCTGA